A genomic segment from Glycine soja cultivar W05 chromosome 18, ASM419377v2, whole genome shotgun sequence encodes:
- the LOC114395542 gene encoding uncharacterized protein LOC114395542 isoform X2, giving the protein MLQWMGGSRRKVATSRKSTQKRQKQYFEQRKRQQQNLQMIGSDNCFDGQGISGQTLKEQRSLDILNLLNLSTNPQQCNPFCPNGRDDGEISISTMPGSVSTNPPTMFTNVDTSVNSCRFEEAKAGAPLCCQIETSSKKSAPDHQNTAFNGPPNQWKTVTDQYSEFSVMDLFCDDEPNATAEKCPTCEDHVSFSLEGLGKVGTETPVHSPEQQARNPYSYSPLQKDGRKSKLKKLSHVLNDIELEVDTMMQDIKVSPICSSDYPFNKVRQSSAIVGNDKHFYDHSKRSGFSVIEEFFKTKNRDEDLWNANSGFLDESFDNEMGYDTSCKKTFQMGSKSPELLKSGAYKMENYAFEDLLPKKWSSAIAMKEIDMSEPRSSFSKDELENDFDFYVASSSSEESSSRTAERGVSTAHSPSTILTGENRRKHRNAFASPRKHRNVFASTRNKYSTKDEKYRSMPNSSKRMPSHDSNSILQEELDAHNSWQFEEINPSVDKSSVAASFCLDLEADFAVFGSKNKIEDPFSVFITPELSNKASPSFGGFRKAAPLADSPPCSFTSEKFAFDSSIAFPNVGSWPTGPSLSPDFQPKGKSEDACGGFDCETSSTDMSVQGSVSKGERQVKMQKDTNKSFEQEDVFLGDNELSSEKKMSEDAPSSKNHTKECEGTEDTNPKTTTQCFVAADSSGHVEEISSLLKKPDKQESQVDKRKNNCDAETPLKCNKSTKEEVKFWSPEGRTTMSGGKHKNGKISLSGQVMFESYVFKLLRVQKVLKEACT; this is encoded by the exons ATGTTGCAATGGATGGGAGGATCCAGGCGGAAAGTCGCTACT TCAAGGAAGTCTACACAGAAGAG GCAGAAGCAATACTTTGAACAAAGGAAACGACAACAACAAAATCTGCAGATGATAGGATCAGATAACTGTTTTGATGGTCAGGGAATAAGTGGACAAACCCTCAAAGAACAAAGGTCTCTGGACATTCTTAATTTGCTAAACTTGTCAACAAATCCTCAGCAATGCAATCCATTCTGCCCTAACG GGAGGGATGATGGAGAAATCAGCATTTCTACCATGCCAGGCAGTGTCTCAACAAATCCACCAACAATGTTTACCAATGTGGATACTTCAGTAAATTCTTGCAGATTTGAAGAGGCAA AAGCAGGGGCACCTTTGTGCTGCCAGATTGAAACATCATCAAAGAA GAGTGCTCCTGATCACCAGAATACTGCTTTTAATGGACCCCCAAATCAATGGAAGACAGTAACTGATCAAT ACTCGGAATTTTCTGTTATGGATTTGTTTTGTGATGATGAGCCTAATGCCACTGCAGAAAAGTGTCCAACCTGTGAAGATCATGTTTCTTTTTCACTTGAAG GTTTGGGTAAAGTTGGTACAGAGACACCAGTTCATTCTCCAGAACAGCAGGCTAG AAATCCATATAGCTACTCTCCATTGCAGAAGGATGGaaggaaatcaaaattaaagaaacttaGCCATGTGCTGAATGACATAGAACTTGAAGTG GATACAATGATGCAAGATATCAAGGTTTCACCTATATGTTCTTCGGACTACCCATTTAACAAAGTAAGGCAAAGCTCGGCAATTGTTGGAAACGACAAGCATTTTTATGACCATAGTAAGAGAAGTGGCTTTTCTGTTATTGAAGAATTCTTCAAGACTAAAAATAGAGATGAAGACTTGTGGAATG CAAATTCCGGCTTCCTTGATGAGAGTTTTGACAACGAGATGGGATATGATACCTCTTGTAAGAAGACTTTTCAAATGGGTTCTAAATCTCCTGAATTATTGAAAAGTGGGGCCTACAAAATGGAAAATTATGCTTTTGAAGACCTACTCCCAAAGAAATG GTCTTCAGCTATAGCGATGAAAGAGATCGACATGAGTG AGCCACGGTCTTCATTTTCCAAAGATGAATTAGAGAATGATTTTGACTTTTACGTTGCTAGCAGCTCAAG CGAAGAGTCAAGCTCACGCACTGCCG AGAGGGGTGTGTCCACTGCGCATTCACCATCAACAATATTGACGGGAGAGAACAGAAGAAAACACAGAAATGCTTTTGCAAGCCCTAGAAAACATAGAAATGTTTTTGCAAGCACTAGAAACAAGTACAGTACTAAGGACGAAAAGTACAGAAGTATGCCAAATTCATCAAAGCGAATGCCATCTCATGACTCAAACTCTATTCTACAGGAAGAGTTGGACGCACATAACAGTTGGCAGTTTGAGGAAATAAATCCTTCAGTTGATAAGAGTTCTGTTGCCGCCTCATTCTGTCTAGATTTGGAGGCAGATTTTGCAGTCTTCGGATCCAAGAATAAAATTGAAGATCCTTTTAGCGTCTTTATTACCCCTGAATTAAGTAACAAGGCCAGTCCTTCCTTTGGTGGATTTAGAAAAGCTGCACCTCTTGCAGATTCACCTCCTTGCAGTTTCACCTCTGAGAAGTTTGCATTTGATTCTTCAATCGCATTCCCCAATGTTGGTTCATGGCCAACCGGTCCAAGTTTATCTCCAGATTTTCAGCCCAAGGGAAAGTCTGAAGATGCTTGTGGTGGTTTCGATTGTGAGACTTCATCTACTGATATGTCAGTGCAGGGAAGTGTAAGCAAAGGGGAGAGACAAGTGAAAATGCAAAAAGACACCAACAAAAGTTTTGAGCAAGAAGATGTTTTCCTGGGAGATAATGAATTGTCCTCAGAAAAGAAAATGTCAGAAGATGCTCCATCTTCCAAAAATCACACGAAAGAATGTGAAGGCACCGAGGACACAAATCCAAAGACAACAACACAGTGTTTTGTAGCAGCTGACTCTTCTGGTCATGTGGAGGAGATATCATCCTTACTGAAGAAGCCTGACAAACAAGAAAGCCAAGTAGATAAAAGAAA GAACAATTGTGATGCTGAAACTCCTCTTAAATGTAATAAGAGTACAAAAGAAG AAGTGAAATTTTGGTCACCTGAAGGAAGAACCACGATGAGTGgtggaaaacataaaaatggtaAAATTAGCTTGTCGGGTCAGGTGATGTTTGAAAGCTACGTCTTTAAGCTTCTGCGTGTTCAGAAGGTATTGAAGGAGGCATGTACATGA
- the LOC114395542 gene encoding uncharacterized protein LOC114395542 isoform X1, with product MLQWMGGSRRKVATSRKSTQKRQKQYFEQRKRQQQNLQMIGSDNCFDGQGISGQTLKEQRSLDILNLLNLSTNPQQCNPFCPNGRDDGEISISTMPGSVSTNPPTMFTNVDTSVNSCRFEEAKAGAPLCCQIETSSKKSAPDHQNTAFNGPPNQWKTVTDQYSEFSVMDLFCDDEPNATAEKCPTCEDHVSFSLEGLGKVGTETPVHSPEQQARNPYSYSPLQKDGRKSKLKKLSHVLNDIELEVDTMMQDIKVSPICSSDYPFNKVRQSSAIVGNDKHFYDHSKRSGFSVIEEFFKTKNRDEDLWNANSGFLDESFDNEMGYDTSCKKTFQMGSKSPELLKSGAYKMENYAFEDLLPKKWSSAIAMKEIDMSEPRSSFSKDELENDFDFYVASSSRLGGNFNAQNLIPEDVRDNSSLLSEESSSRTAERGVSTAHSPSTILTGENRRKHRNAFASPRKHRNVFASTRNKYSTKDEKYRSMPNSSKRMPSHDSNSILQEELDAHNSWQFEEINPSVDKSSVAASFCLDLEADFAVFGSKNKIEDPFSVFITPELSNKASPSFGGFRKAAPLADSPPCSFTSEKFAFDSSIAFPNVGSWPTGPSLSPDFQPKGKSEDACGGFDCETSSTDMSVQGSVSKGERQVKMQKDTNKSFEQEDVFLGDNELSSEKKMSEDAPSSKNHTKECEGTEDTNPKTTTQCFVAADSSGHVEEISSLLKKPDKQESQVDKRKNNCDAETPLKCNKSTKEEVKFWSPEGRTTMSGGKHKNGKISLSGQVMFESYVFKLLRVQKVLKEACT from the exons ATGTTGCAATGGATGGGAGGATCCAGGCGGAAAGTCGCTACT TCAAGGAAGTCTACACAGAAGAG GCAGAAGCAATACTTTGAACAAAGGAAACGACAACAACAAAATCTGCAGATGATAGGATCAGATAACTGTTTTGATGGTCAGGGAATAAGTGGACAAACCCTCAAAGAACAAAGGTCTCTGGACATTCTTAATTTGCTAAACTTGTCAACAAATCCTCAGCAATGCAATCCATTCTGCCCTAACG GGAGGGATGATGGAGAAATCAGCATTTCTACCATGCCAGGCAGTGTCTCAACAAATCCACCAACAATGTTTACCAATGTGGATACTTCAGTAAATTCTTGCAGATTTGAAGAGGCAA AAGCAGGGGCACCTTTGTGCTGCCAGATTGAAACATCATCAAAGAA GAGTGCTCCTGATCACCAGAATACTGCTTTTAATGGACCCCCAAATCAATGGAAGACAGTAACTGATCAAT ACTCGGAATTTTCTGTTATGGATTTGTTTTGTGATGATGAGCCTAATGCCACTGCAGAAAAGTGTCCAACCTGTGAAGATCATGTTTCTTTTTCACTTGAAG GTTTGGGTAAAGTTGGTACAGAGACACCAGTTCATTCTCCAGAACAGCAGGCTAG AAATCCATATAGCTACTCTCCATTGCAGAAGGATGGaaggaaatcaaaattaaagaaacttaGCCATGTGCTGAATGACATAGAACTTGAAGTG GATACAATGATGCAAGATATCAAGGTTTCACCTATATGTTCTTCGGACTACCCATTTAACAAAGTAAGGCAAAGCTCGGCAATTGTTGGAAACGACAAGCATTTTTATGACCATAGTAAGAGAAGTGGCTTTTCTGTTATTGAAGAATTCTTCAAGACTAAAAATAGAGATGAAGACTTGTGGAATG CAAATTCCGGCTTCCTTGATGAGAGTTTTGACAACGAGATGGGATATGATACCTCTTGTAAGAAGACTTTTCAAATGGGTTCTAAATCTCCTGAATTATTGAAAAGTGGGGCCTACAAAATGGAAAATTATGCTTTTGAAGACCTACTCCCAAAGAAATG GTCTTCAGCTATAGCGATGAAAGAGATCGACATGAGTG AGCCACGGTCTTCATTTTCCAAAGATGAATTAGAGAATGATTTTGACTTTTACGTTGCTAGCAGCTCAAG ATTAGGTGGGAACTTCAATGCTCAAAATTTAATTCCAGAAGATGTAAGGGATAATTCGAGCTTGCTGAG CGAAGAGTCAAGCTCACGCACTGCCG AGAGGGGTGTGTCCACTGCGCATTCACCATCAACAATATTGACGGGAGAGAACAGAAGAAAACACAGAAATGCTTTTGCAAGCCCTAGAAAACATAGAAATGTTTTTGCAAGCACTAGAAACAAGTACAGTACTAAGGACGAAAAGTACAGAAGTATGCCAAATTCATCAAAGCGAATGCCATCTCATGACTCAAACTCTATTCTACAGGAAGAGTTGGACGCACATAACAGTTGGCAGTTTGAGGAAATAAATCCTTCAGTTGATAAGAGTTCTGTTGCCGCCTCATTCTGTCTAGATTTGGAGGCAGATTTTGCAGTCTTCGGATCCAAGAATAAAATTGAAGATCCTTTTAGCGTCTTTATTACCCCTGAATTAAGTAACAAGGCCAGTCCTTCCTTTGGTGGATTTAGAAAAGCTGCACCTCTTGCAGATTCACCTCCTTGCAGTTTCACCTCTGAGAAGTTTGCATTTGATTCTTCAATCGCATTCCCCAATGTTGGTTCATGGCCAACCGGTCCAAGTTTATCTCCAGATTTTCAGCCCAAGGGAAAGTCTGAAGATGCTTGTGGTGGTTTCGATTGTGAGACTTCATCTACTGATATGTCAGTGCAGGGAAGTGTAAGCAAAGGGGAGAGACAAGTGAAAATGCAAAAAGACACCAACAAAAGTTTTGAGCAAGAAGATGTTTTCCTGGGAGATAATGAATTGTCCTCAGAAAAGAAAATGTCAGAAGATGCTCCATCTTCCAAAAATCACACGAAAGAATGTGAAGGCACCGAGGACACAAATCCAAAGACAACAACACAGTGTTTTGTAGCAGCTGACTCTTCTGGTCATGTGGAGGAGATATCATCCTTACTGAAGAAGCCTGACAAACAAGAAAGCCAAGTAGATAAAAGAAA GAACAATTGTGATGCTGAAACTCCTCTTAAATGTAATAAGAGTACAAAAGAAG AAGTGAAATTTTGGTCACCTGAAGGAAGAACCACGATGAGTGgtggaaaacataaaaatggtaAAATTAGCTTGTCGGGTCAGGTGATGTTTGAAAGCTACGTCTTTAAGCTTCTGCGTGTTCAGAAGGTATTGAAGGAGGCATGTACATGA